One Bacillota bacterium DNA segment encodes these proteins:
- a CDS encoding OmpH family outer membrane protein → MGSLERLRHKRPALLAAVAAALVVLAAAALVWSGSSAKTATIIGYVDVDRVASEYLGPALNEPLKKETERLQAELDKELARLDAEFDDKSRGMNESDKADLRERYQQQKQDLFVKYQQQLDQRKQEMINARLPKIREAIGKVGERLGLEVVLDKSQVIWGGRDTTDEVLRELGVKTQANAPSGR, encoded by the coding sequence ATGGGTTCCCTGGAAAGATTGCGTCACAAGCGCCCGGCGCTGCTCGCGGCCGTCGCGGCGGCGCTGGTGGTGCTGGCGGCCGCGGCCCTGGTGTGGTCAGGTTCTTCGGCGAAGACGGCCACCATCATCGGATACGTGGACGTTGACCGGGTGGCAAGCGAATACCTGGGCCCGGCGCTCAACGAGCCTCTCAAGAAGGAGACGGAGAGGCTGCAGGCGGAACTCGACAAGGAGCTGGCCAGGCTGGATGCCGAGTTCGACGACAAGTCCAGGGGCATGAACGAGAGCGACAAGGCCGATCTGCGCGAGCGCTACCAGCAGCAGAAGCAGGACCTGTTCGTGAAGTACCAGCAGCAGCTTGACCAGCGCAAGCAGGAGATGATCAACGCCCGGCTTCCCAAGATCCGGGAGGCCATCGGCAAGGTGGGCGAGCGCCTGGGCCTGGAGGTGGTGCTGGACAAGAGCCAGGTCATCTGGGGCGGGCGCGATACCACCGACGAGGTGCTGAGAGAGCTCGGCGTCAAGACGCAGGCGAACGCACCCTCCGGACGCTAG